The sequence GGCATGAGAAACAGGAAGTGCAGGCGAGTCTTTCTCTGAACGCCCGTTCCCCACGGCCGGGACGCGGTGTCGGCAAACACGTGGAATGGACCGAGCCCGGGTTGCGTACCGCCCCGCCCGGGCCCTTTCCAGGCCTAAGGACGCTTCCCCTCCTCGCTTCATCCTTCCCGGGTGAGAGCTCCACGGCAGGGACCCAGTGCACTGCGCCTGCGGAGACAAAAGCAGCGCAGGGCCTGGAAGAGCGCGTcagtgggaggggctgggggcgtggctggggaggggcggggctgggcggggaggggcggggcgcaGACCTGCAGCGGGAGAAGGGCAGGGCGCGGCCGAGCGGGAAAGAGCTGCGCTGGGGAAGGGAGGGCGCGGGAGGCGGAGGCGGCGCTGGAGTGAGCGCCCCGGGTTCCCGCAGGCACTCGCAGCGCGGTCGCTGCCTTCCGTGAGTGTCCCTACCCCAGGGCGGACGCCCCTGGCCCAGCCAGAGGCTAGGCCGGACCAAGGTCCCGGCGAGGACCCAGGCCTGGACGCAACTGTGGCGGGTCCCCAGGGCTCGTCCCCGCCCGGCCGCGAGCGTCGTCCGCCCGCAGGGGACCATCGTCGCGCCCGCGCCATGGTGGACGTGCTGGGCGGGCGGCGCCTGGTGACCCGCGAGGGCGCGGCGGTGGAGGCCGAGGCGGCGCTGCAGAACAAGGTGGTGGCGCTGTACTTCGCGGCCGGGCGGTGCGCGTCCAGCCGCGACTTCACGCCGCTGCTCCGCGACTTCCACCGCGCGCTGGTGGGCGAGGCGCGGCGGCCGGCGCCCTTCGAGGTGGTCTTCGTGTCGGCGGACGACAGCGCGCAGGAGATGCGGGACTTCATGCGCGAGCTGCACGGCGCCTGGCCGGCGCTGCCCTTCCACGACCGCCACCGCCGGTGAGTGGgcgccggggccggggccggcgCGTCTCCCGCGTCCTGCCTCCCGCCTGTACCTGCGGCGCCTTCAGACGCCCGCACACCCCCGCCTCCGGGCCGGGGCTCGGCTCGGGCCACCTCAGCCTGCTTCGACTTCCCTTCAAGAACGCGGAGGGCTCAGACTAGGTTCGCAAACCCGGAGCGTCAGAACCCCCAGCGGGGCTCGTGGAGCACGACGCTGCCCCCGGAATTCCTGACTCAGCCGCAGGGCCGGGGCTCCGGGGATCTGCATCCTGAGGAGCCCCGAGCGGTCCTGATGCTGCAGACCCCGGGCTAGTGGGCGGGAGCCACGGGGAAGACCACCGCCCCGTGTCTGGGGCAGGCGGGGGTGACCCGGGAGGCCACCAGAACGGTGACAGGCACCCGCAGTGCAGGCGCTGGGGAAGGTGCTGGGAGGGACCCTGGTGCCGGCCCACCTTGCGGTTTCGTTTTAACTGGCAGTGATGGAGTTTCGTAACTATACAGGCGTAAAATTTATTACTGTAAATTTCATTACTACAAATATAGGAAGAACCAGGCAGAAGTCGGAGGTGACAAAAATGTGCTCTTTGAAGGGACCTTGGCCCCCTCCCTTGCTTTAGACCCTCAGCTGTGTTGGATTTTGGAGTTTGCGAATGCACTAGAAGGTCAGCTCAGTGCTTCACTCGCTGTGGTCGTGGGCTCCAGGAGGGGAGCGGGAAGACTGGGGGGGCTTTGGGGGAAACTATGGCAGGGCTACGCATTGTCCAGCGTCCCGGGTCTCCTTTGGCGTAAGAGTCCAAACTTAGGCTTAAATCACACTTGATAAAGCTCGTTTTCCTGGCCACCCTCCTAATAGGTGCTAGTGTGAATTTCTGGGTTTTGCTATAGAGCCTGAGCTCACATTTCTCTGGGAGCTATCATTCAGTTGTGGCATTACCCCCCAAATTAATTATCTTGAGATGacatttcttctgaaaaatgaaaaatggaagctaattttggaaaattctataGAAGACTAATTAAGTGGAAGAAGTCTGATTATTTGGCCAAACACATGCTTTTTGGTGATTCTGAGTGATGAGAGGGGAGGTCCAGGCAGGAACGCTCTGCCTTTGACGTGGGTGACCTGCTGCCTGGAGGCCCCCCTCACACCAGGGTGATGAAAGTCTTATTGCTACTAAATCCAAGTGACGGTTGATTTACTTTGCAGAGGATCTGTTATAGAATCACTTTGAGTGGTGTGCTTTAAAATACGATTTGACTTGCTTAGCACTCTAGTTATACGTGGCTTTTGAGAGAACACACTTTGTTTTGAAAGTCAGACAGTAACAGTGGTAGTCATTAGGCTGGAGCCCAGCTCTGGGATTTACCCTGGGGTGCCGAGGCAAGTGATTTTATTGCTCAACATAGTGATACATCCAGTGGTTGCTGTCAGGCTGGCCTGAGACATGAAAGGGCTGTTGTCACTGGCTGTGTGCCAGCACTCTGGTCTATTGCCCTGTATCACAGCTATCGCTGAGGCAGAGTCCAGCTCTCCTAGCTCTGGGCTGTCTTTCTGCCCTGGCTCACTTCCTCTCGGAGGAGGTGGGGTGTGAGCCTCAGTCCCTAGTGGCACATGGACTCGCAGACTCGCTCAGAAGTGTGTCACTTTTGGGGCCCTGTAAAACTCTCTTCTGTGTCCCCTGATGATCTGTCCAGAGTCTCTGAACTCCAGCTGAAGCGGATGAGCAGCTGTGGGCATGGGGTGGCCCTGCTCTCTGGCCATTTCGGCCTTCCTCCTCAGAGgggattttctttttgtgaatttAGCTGTTTGTCCCTAGTCCTTTCCAGACTGAACCTCATTAACCCCATCGCTGCCATGTATAAGTTAGGAAGTGGGATATTCTGTGGGAATTGTTGGAGATATGCCCTAAATTCTGCTTCTCCCAGCCTGGATTTGTGGGGTCAGATCACGAGCAAAATGGAAATAGCCATCACCAAGAATAACTAAAATGTTTACCCAGCATTCGGGAGTCATTTTGGGAAGTTGTTAACCTGTGCAGAACACAGGCTGTGTAGCTGGTGCTATTGAGAGGTGTGGCCCAGGAACTCCACGTGGTAGGTGGGTAGTGATGTGACCCCCTGCTGCCTTCCTGCAGAGGCCTAAGTGCGTCACCTGGCATCTGCCAGATTCCTGGTGCACCACCTGAGttgagggaggagaggaaaagtaGCTTCTGAAGACATCACTCTGTGGCGCCCTTAGGTTTACCCGTGGCATGGCTGGAGGCACCTGCAGGGAGGAGATGCCTGGAGCTCTCACCTTGTCCTCAAAGTTGCCTGGATGTTGGCTTTCCAGGGCACCCCACACTACACAGTACCCAGTGCTGCCTTCAGCCCAGAGAGGCAACTATTTACTGATACCCTGAAACTAGAGATGCGGGCACTTGGCTGGAGGTGTCCATTCTCTCTGCCCAGGTGCAAGTGGTCTGAGAGGAGCCTTAATGTAGGGACGGCGTCGGTGACAGGTGCTGACCCTCAGGGCGAGCTTTCATTCTGTCccatcttccttcccttctttacTGGGTTTATGGGCAAAACTCATTATCTGTCCAGGAATGAAGTAACAAGTTCTAAATTCACCAGCATGAATTCCCGTCACAGGCTGCTGTTACAAGAGACACGATCTACAGtgattttatatgattttataatGACTGTCTCATAACAACCTTGTCCCTACTTGGCCTCTGGAATGTCTGTGGACCCTGAGGAGGACTGGAGGGGGCCCGTCCCTCCTCCTGCCTGCTCAAGATCTGACTGCTGACTCCCTGGCCAAGGCCGGTGCTGGAATACCTCGACTTCAGACCAACAATTAAATTTGATGGAAAGAAAACTGGCCAGGACTTCATTTCTTGTGTTGAGAAGGGCTTGGGGAAAGCTTTGGGCTCAGTGGGGAAGAGTCAGTGCTCATGCCTGACTCTGTCTTTccactgcctgcctccctccagcCCTGGGTTCTAGCTGCTTCCCTCCCGGGGCCTCTGGACTCGACTCATCCACTGAATCCACTAATTCTGTGGCTCCCAGATCCTTCTCTTTCTGCTCATTGCTACTTCCTTCATTTGGGCACTGGATTGTTAGAATAATCCCCTAACTGATCGCTTAGGCCTCAGTGTCATCATCTTATTAACTCTTGGTTCAAAGACAGATCTGGTCTGGCCACCGCTTGCTCCACCTCTCCAGGGTTTTGCTGAGTTCCTGTTGCCAACAGGATAGAGCTGGACAGTTCTTGGCACCCACAAGGCTCAggttggatgggtggttgggCCAAGTGAGCAAAAGCCACAGAGAGATCTGCTTGGCAACAGTCTGCTGCTGGCTGGAGTGGAAAGAGATGAGCCAGAAGTTTCCATGGCAACCCAGAAGCATGGGTATGCCAGGAACATAGCTGGGGTAGGTGAGGGCAGAGACTAAGGCTGCAACAGTCCTGAGGACAAGGAAGAACTGGGCTCTTGGATTTTCCTGAAATGGTTAAAGTATTCCTGAGTTACCGTGACTTCCAAAGCGCCTTCTATTCTCTTTGGACACAGTTCAGCGCCCAGAGGGGATTGAGATGGCTTCAGGCGAGGAGGCTGGTTGTTTGCCTCTCCTGTGAGATTCCAAGGTTACATTTCTCCCCAGAGGCTGCCAGGGTGGAGATGTGAGGGCTGGTATTGGATGTCTCTTTGAAGATAAGCTGGAACAACTAAATGACCACATCATTTAAATGACCTCCTTCTTAGAGTTCCTCAAAGCGCAGCTTACCTCACATTCCTCAGCTGTGTGAGACCTTGATTTAATTTTGCAAGTGAttgaaacaacagcaacaatggCAAGTCAGAGAGCTTAAACAATAAATGTTCCAGAATGGCTTACATGAAACACCCAGCAGTCAGGAGCTGGTCTCACAGGAGGCTGGAGCCACGAAGCATGCAGTTTCGTGCCTTTCCTTCTGCCATATCTGCTTTGTGCAGAGAGTGGCTGCCTAGCGTATCCAGTCTCTTTATGATGACAGAATGCCTGCTGTGTCTCAGACTGCACATCCTCACACCTTCCTCTTTTCTAGAACCCAGGCAAGTGTTCTGCAGAGCCTCACTGGTTCTGAGTATATTAGCTACCCGTTCTTGTACTAGTTAGTGTAGCCAAGGGCCCAGGGATGTGCTCACCGGGcagtcagccctgctggaattgGAGGTGGATCCCTTCTACCCAATATGAACAGCCAGTGTTTACCGAGTACTTGTTATGTGCCAAGCCCCATCCCTTGCTAAGGATTAATTACTTAATTCTCAAAACACCCCCAGGAGGTGGGTTCTGTTATTTCTGAGGttcagatgaggaatctgaggtaCAGGAGGGTTAACTAGCCTGCCCAAGTCACACAACCAGTCTGCGCCAGAACATGGAGGTATGATTCCCAAAGAGGGGTCATGGATGCTGAGTAGCAGACCACAGGCCTCCTACCCGTGCTGTGGAGGGCACTGTTCTCAGCCTCCCCTGTCcgcctgccctcccctccctcctcctagTCAGTGGAGGGGATGCAGAAAGCTCTGAGAGGCTCCAGCAGGGCTGGCAAACCTGAGCAAGCACGAACCACCAGGTTCCACCCAGGGTCAGAGGTGGGGAGACTGCATTTCTCACCAGTTGCCATGTGATTCTGATGCCGCTGGTCTGGGGACCCCGTGTTGCTCCAGATGGTGCTGCTCCAAGGATGGCCTGTGGACCAGTATCACCTGCGAACCTGTCAAGAATGCAGTTGCTGAGTCAGACCTGGGTGGGCTCAGGAGCCTGTGGGTGTGATGCTGCTGCTGTAGGCATCCTGATCCCCTTACTACCCACCAAACACCCTCCAGGGACTACCCATGGCCTTGGGGTTGACAGAGCCCCACTGGGCCTGCCCCAGCCAGATCATCTGCTTGCCTTTCTGAAAGGTGATGGGTGCTGTCCTGCCCCTTcctgagagacgcctgatttgggcaatcaatcagtcaggagagaccctcccaaggaacaacgagaccacggctccggatgcaattagcaagaggtttta comes from Cynocephalus volans isolate mCynVol1 chromosome 6, mCynVol1.pri, whole genome shotgun sequence and encodes:
- the NXNL2 gene encoding nucleoredoxin-like protein 2, whose protein sequence is MVDVLGGRRLVTREGAAVEAEAALQNKVVALYFAAGRCASSRDFTPLLRDFHRALVGEARRPAPFEVVFVSADDSAQEMRDFMRELHGAWPALPFHDRHRRELKKRYNITATPKLVIVKQNGEVITHRGCKQIRERGLACFQTWAEAAEVFQNFSG